The Thermus brockianus genome window below encodes:
- the glcF gene encoding glycolate oxidase subunit GlcF, protein MQHRIPVETLGKEGEVMAHAIEACVHCGFCLPTCPTYVVLQEEMDSPRGRIFLMKEVLEGALPLEEALPYLDRCLACQACVTACPSGVPYGELIAAFRLHTEEKRHRYPLERAYRLALLRTLPYPERFRPLAGLAARLKPLLKPLPLPKPLKAPIDLLPERLPEEAPYLEVYPAKGERKARVGLLLGCAQRVLRPSINEATIRVLQENGVEVVVAREQVCCGALNLHAGDKEGARALARKNLKAFQDVDYVVTNAAGCGSGMKEYPLLFLGEPEEAEAKALAQKVKDITVILDELGFTPPPPPKTPLRVAYHDACHLAHAQGVREAPRNILKAAGLEVLEPKEWELCCGSAGTYNLFQPEIAEALGRRKAENLKATEPHLVVTGNIGCLTQIGAYLQGIPVLHTAELLALLYEGKDPLKGPLRS, encoded by the coding sequence ATGCAGCACCGCATTCCCGTGGAAACCTTGGGCAAGGAAGGGGAGGTGATGGCCCACGCCATAGAGGCCTGCGTCCACTGCGGCTTCTGCCTCCCCACCTGCCCCACCTACGTGGTCCTGCAAGAGGAGATGGACTCCCCCAGGGGACGCATCTTCCTGATGAAGGAGGTCCTGGAGGGAGCCTTGCCCCTGGAGGAAGCCCTCCCCTACCTGGACCGGTGCCTAGCCTGCCAGGCCTGCGTCACCGCCTGCCCGAGCGGGGTACCCTACGGCGAGCTCATCGCCGCCTTCCGCCTCCACACGGAGGAGAAGCGCCACCGCTACCCCCTGGAAAGGGCCTACCGCCTGGCCCTCCTCCGCACCCTCCCCTACCCCGAGCGCTTCCGGCCCCTGGCAGGGCTCGCCGCCCGGCTTAAGCCCCTCCTCAAGCCCCTTCCCCTGCCCAAGCCCCTCAAGGCGCCTATAGACCTCCTCCCCGAGCGCCTTCCGGAGGAAGCCCCGTACCTAGAGGTCTACCCCGCCAAGGGCGAGAGAAAGGCCCGGGTGGGGCTTCTCCTGGGGTGCGCCCAAAGGGTCCTCCGTCCCTCCATCAACGAAGCCACCATCCGGGTCCTCCAGGAAAACGGGGTGGAGGTGGTGGTGGCCCGGGAGCAGGTCTGTTGCGGGGCCCTGAACCTCCACGCCGGGGACAAGGAGGGGGCGAGAGCCCTCGCCCGCAAGAACCTAAAGGCCTTCCAGGACGTGGACTACGTGGTCACCAACGCCGCTGGTTGCGGCTCGGGGATGAAGGAATACCCCCTCCTCTTCCTGGGGGAACCCGAGGAGGCAGAGGCCAAGGCCCTGGCCCAGAAGGTCAAGGACATCACCGTCATCCTGGACGAACTGGGCTTCACTCCGCCCCCACCCCCCAAAACCCCCCTTCGGGTGGCCTACCACGACGCCTGCCACCTGGCCCACGCCCAAGGGGTGCGGGAAGCCCCCCGGAACATCCTGAAGGCGGCGGGGCTCGAGGTCTTGGAGCCCAAGGAGTGGGAGCTCTGCTGCGGCTCCGCCGGCACCTACAACCTCTTCCAACCCGAGATCGCCGAGGCCCTAGGCCGGCGCAAGGCGGAAAACCTCAAGGCCACCGAGCCCCACCTGGTGGTCACGGGCAACATCGGCTGCCTCACCCAGATTGGCGCCTACCTCCAGGGCATCCCCGTGCTCCACACGGCAGAGCTTCTGGCCCTCCTCTACGAGGGGAAGGACCCGCTTAAGGGACCCCTAAGGAGCTAG